The genomic window TCTGAATAAATTAGATGACAAGTTAATTTGACGTTTAAAacgtcaaatatttttaataataaataactaattaactattaattatttaactaaatattttttaattttttgatcagttttaagtaaaaaattactcTAGTGactttttctctagacgcttagttttcgaaatagaagttcttggaaaactaaaaatgcattattccattttaagaaaaatgtgttttttgcaatctctgagggaattcgcttagctaacgcagctcctgtgctaggaatttttttaagttttaaaaaaaaaagcttgattaattatttaattgataaaaatttatttaattaatattaatttcattaatttacaaaataaaaatcttaataattaataaatatacaaaaatattatgcttTTGCTAAATATCGAATACGATTAAGCATCGTCAACAATGGtcttaataatacaataatatgtacataaattaataatgttatacACAAATATTGCATAAACTTTGCACTATGTTGCACTGTAAAACCactataaaaacttaatataaatgCAACAGCACCAATAATCAAAGTACCAATACCGAATATCGAatgtacaaatttataaaatactgtatttttaaaaaaatttgtataaactcCACCGGATATTGTTAATGCTGCTAAAATGAAGAATGCTAAACCATATTGAGAATGATATGTCTGAAAATGATAGCCATCAcgcttaaatttatttacaattattatgataaatccACATAATAACGATAATGCTCCAACTGATTGTAAAATCCAGTGTAGGGTTACACGCCATTTATGTGATAAATCCCTAGTAACAATGTTTTCTCGTGGAAAAATTAGGATACCTTGTAATAGGAACACCcactgaaataaaataataataaacagaaaTTAGTAATGGTTTTTTTACCggttatatatgaaatttactcccaagtttgtaacgtttaggAATATTGTTGATgcaaacaaaactttggtataggtgtacataaaatcacctaattagtctatttccgtttcttcatccgtctgtccgtctatcagcacgatatcccaaaaaaaaaccctgtcagccattttggtgacgtaatattggtaaaagcaATGCATTATTAATTAATGCATCTTATTTTAGCCTATATAATGTCTCATCATGGcggctcgtgttttaggtcatgtgaaatacatattaataattacaacttttaattttaatataataaaacaataatgtgcttttatgacttaaaatcagaatatttaaatatatttctacataaattttaacatttatcaaatttcataatttatttttcactaccgaaagtaccccattggtattaaaaattatcaacagACCCTTGAGATTAGTCAATAcgtcatataaaatttttccattcagCTAATGAGTCATTCTTAACAATGTAATTTAAATGGGCATCGAATTTATGTTCGTAAAGTAAATTTACtaatcaaaaaactaaaatcaactccattttttcttatatacaaaatatgcaTGCGTAAGAAATTATACAGTTGTTGAGTCGAATATCGAATCCAGATTCTGCAGGTACCCAACCGTGTAGAGTAGTGGTGAGGCTTAGACACCAAACAACTACGCCGAATATTCAGAGAACCCAGTTCAATACCCGGCTACTGTGTAAAGTTCTTTCTATTTGAAACATGAAAAAcctacaaaaaagttttttttttttaaactatatttttattacattttatgatttttctaattaattcgGGCccataaatttctaaattagcTAAACTTActtagattattttaatttaatgatggtAGCATCATAAAAACCGATCATTATCGACTTCAAAATAAACTCTATAAATCAAAAGTattctaaacttataataaataagtaaacacgtatggaattaaaattaatattttaaaaatcccgCGTCAACATATCATATTTCAATGTATCACATATCCGACTgtcatttgattaaattattattcatatgttttataaaaaagttaaatgttaataagaatatgatatttttacaaatataaaataaaatacttacaccAATTGTCAGCAAAATTGGATGCCAGGTAAACAAAGTAACCGTACTTGTAAAACAGATTACGAATATGAAACCcacaacaaataataaacacCCATGTGCTATCAATATCGATATATTAAATGCacgactcaatttttttttatcgatcatattttataatttaaatactgttCATAGGCAATTTGTAAAAGGGACTCGAATTATTTAGTcgatttaattacatatttcgTGTAATCCATACCACCAGGCATCTTTTTGATaagttaagtattttttatatccaCTGTACAGGTTCGgcttcattatttttagaattgaatTCATTTTTCTAGTTAGTTTTACATTCAAGCTAGAAACGTTAACATAATAAAGAACTTGGGTAAATTTGGGAGAAACAGATATTGATCAGAACtcaattttactttttctaGTGGGTATGGATATggtttctaataattaaaatcacttaTTCGTTTTctttctgaaataattttaggtactgttaaaatttttctattgtgACTATTTATAGCAAGCATGCAATATTCtgccaaacaaaatttttaacgacaGCATTATAATATATCGcccaaataaaatacaataagcGGACATGGCCTATTACATTCAATTGAGATGGTAGAAAAATTAGTTACGTTTGCGCTCCATATTTCGCTCCGTTGATCACGATCgtacattattataatacaggTTACGCCTAATAATAGAACATAAAACAGGCccctaataattaaaattaaaaagattgttAATGTGTTTAAGAATCTGTAGTGGACACCATTTTACTTACCTGAACGAAAAATACTAATAGCATAACATTAAATagtagaagttttttttaaatacgagaCAAGAAAACAGATAAGAAAAATGTATACGTTGTGTTATTCCATTTGACTAATATTTAgcgaaatattcaaaattttattctttagcctcttgaaaactttttttgtatacgATTATGCAAAAGAGAAGAGAGACCCAACTAGTTGTTAcaacaatcaaaaattatcGGTCGGCGGCTCATCATTTTTCAGCTATGCGAGTACATACATGAGTATGATACGTCGTACTAACCTAACACCAAAATTAGATATGAATTCTCTGCGAAAGAGAGCAGATATTTCAAAATCCAAGTTTTTCATAATTACCTGCAATACCTTATTTAGTAACACTTCCAAAAATGGAAGCAAAAACTGTGCATTAGCTTGTTACGCCCCTGAAAATTTTTGGGgaagtacataaaaaatatgcctattatattttcaataatggctaattttagaattttcttaTGTAATGTAAAATGTTTACCTCTATATACGAAAAAGTAGAGGTTATATTTTccatctaaaaaatattaattttgattcttCGGCGAATTGAGGGTGatttatactaaaaatacaaaattcaaatttatgctTTATTAAAGCTTGAATAAATATT from Chrysoperla carnea chromosome 2, inChrCarn1.1, whole genome shotgun sequence includes these protein-coding regions:
- the LOC123292758 gene encoding transmembrane reductase CYB561D2, producing MIDKKKLSRAFNISILIAHGCLLFVVGFIFVICFTSTVTLFTWHPILLTIGWVFLLQGILIFPRENIVTRDLSHKWRVTLHWILQSVGALSLLCGFIIIIVNKFKRDGYHFQTYHSQYGLAFFILAALTISGGVYTNFFKNTVFYKFVHSIFGIGTLIIGAVAFILSFYSGFTVQHSAKFMQYLCITLLIYVHIIVLLRPLLTMLNRIRYLAKA